A DNA window from Brassica napus cultivar Da-Ae chromosome A4, Da-Ae, whole genome shotgun sequence contains the following coding sequences:
- the LOC106391390 gene encoding probable E3 ubiquitin-protein ligase ARI7 isoform X1: protein MDSEEDMLDAHDMYSGEDDFYSDDYKDSDDDDDDGEPDYGFVEEDADDSAMIASHRSQKNFCVLKEEDILKHQMDAIERVSVVLSITEVEASILLRYFHWSVGKVHDEWFADEERVRNTVGILERPVVPPSDDTELTCGICFDPYPPEKIASVSCGHPFCTTCWTGYISTTINDGPGCLMLRCPDPSCLAAVGHDMVDKLASEEDKEKYNRYYLRSYIEDNRKMKWCPAPGCEYAIDFVAGSGNYDVSCLCSFSFCWNCTEEAHRPVDCSTVSKWILKNSAESENMNWILANSKPCPRCKRPIEKNQGCMHMTCTPPCKYEFCWLCLGAWMDHGERTGGFYACNRYEVAKQEGQVRPGYDETERRREMAKNSLERYTHYYERWASNQTSRQKAVTDLQQLQTHNLEKLSDKQCTPESQLKFILEAWLQIIECRRVLKWTYAYGYYLPDHEHAKRQFFEYLQGEAESGLERLHQCVEKDLLQFLNADGPSKDFNDFRTKLAGLTSVTKNYFENLVKALENGLADVDSHAACSSKSTSSKSTGCSSKTRGKGKGSSRTGGS, encoded by the exons ATGGATTCCGAAGAAGACATGCTCGATGCGCACGATATGTATTCAGGGGAGGATGATTTCTATAGCGATGATTACAAGGatagtgatgatgatgacgatgatggCGAACCCGATTACGGCTTTGTCGAGGAAGACGCTGACGATTCTGCCATGATCGCCTCTCATCGCTCTCAG AAAAACTTTTGTGTTCTGAAGGAGGAAGATATTCTCAAGCACCAGATGGATGCTATTGAGCGAGTTTCCGTCGTCCTCTCAATAACTGAAGTCGAAGCCAGTATCCTGCTTCGTTACTTTCACTG GAGTGTTGGTAAAGTTCATGATGAATGGTTTGCGGATGAAGAGAGAGTCAGGAATACTGTGGGTATATTGGAGAGACCTGTTGTTCCACCATCTGATGACACAGAG CTTACATGTGGAATCTGTTTTGATCCGTACCCTCCTGAGAAAATTGCTTCGGTTTCTTGTGGACATCCTTTCTGCACTACGTGCTGGACAG GTTACATAAGCACAACCATTAACGACGGCCCAGGATGTTTGATGCTAAGGTGTCCTGACCCATCTTGTCTAGCTGCTGTTGGACATGACATGGTTGACAAACTAGCGTCTGAAGAAGATAAGGAGAAGTACAATAGATACTATCTTAGGTCCTATATTGAAGACAACAGAAAG ATGAAGTGGTGTCCTGCCCCGGGGTGTGAATATGCTATTGATTTTGTTGCCGGGTCTGGAAACTATGATGTTTCTTGCCTTTGCTCGTTTAGCTTTTGCTGGAAT TGCACAGAGGAGGCTCACCGACCTGTGGATTGTAGCACAGTTTCAAAATGGATATTAAAGAACAGTGCTGAGTCTGAAAATATGAATTG GATACTTGCCAATTCAAAGCCTTGTCCAAGATGCAAGCGGCCAATTGAAAAAAACCAGGGCTGTATGCATATGACATGCACACCGCCTTGTAAATATGAATTTTGTTG GCTTTGTCTTGGTGCGTGGATGGATCATGGGGAAAGAACTGGTGGTTTTTATGCTTGTAACCGGTACGAGGTTGCCAAGCAAGAAGGGCAGGTAAGACCTGGG TATGATGAGACTGAAAGGAGGAGAGAGATGGCAAAAAATTCACTAGAGAGATACACACATTACTATGAACGCTGGGCAAGCAATCAAACG TCGAGGCAGAAGGCTGTGACAGATCTGCAGCAATTGCAGACGCATAAT CTTGAGAAGCTTAGTGATAAGCAGTGCACACCAGAATCTCAGCTCAAATTCATCTTAGAAGCTTGGCTTCAG ATCATTGAATGTAGGCGAGTGTTGAAATGGACATATGCATATGGCTACTACCTACCGGATCATGAACATGCCAAGCGACAATTTTTCGAGTATTTGCAAG GGGAGGCTGAGTCTGGTTTGGAGAGGCTCCATCAATGCGTAGAGAAGGACTTGCTTCAATTTCTCAACGCAGATGGCCCATCAAAAGATTTCAATGATTTCCGGACAAAACTAGCTGGTTTGACCAG CGTAACGAAAAACTACTTTGAGAACTTGGTGAAAGCTCTGGAGAACGGTCTTGCTGATGTGGACTCGCACGCGGCTTGCAGCAGCAAATCAACTAGCTCTAAATCAACAGGTTGCAGTAGCAAAACAAGAGGTAAAGGCAAAGGAAGTTCCAGAACTGGTGGATCTTAA
- the LOC106391390 gene encoding probable E3 ubiquitin-protein ligase ARI7 isoform X2 encodes MDSEEDMLDAHDMYSGEDDFYSDDYKDSDDDDDDGEPDYGFVEEDADDSAMIASHRSQKNFCVLKEEDILKHQMDAIERVSVVLSITEVEASILLRYFHWSVGKVHDEWFADEERVRNTVGILERPVVPPSDDTELTCGICFDPYPPEKIASVSCGHPFCTTCWTGYISTTINDGPGCLMLRCPDPSCLAAVGHDMVDKLASEEDKEKYNRYYLRSYIEDNRKMKWCPAPGCEYAIDFVAGSGNYDVSCLCSFSFCWNCTEEAHRPVDCSTVSKWILKNSAESENMNWILANSKPCPRCKRPIEKNQGCMHMTCTPPCKYEFCWLCLGAWMDHGERTGGFYACNRYEVAKQEGQYDETERRREMAKNSLERYTHYYERWASNQTSRQKAVTDLQQLQTHNLEKLSDKQCTPESQLKFILEAWLQIIECRRVLKWTYAYGYYLPDHEHAKRQFFEYLQGEAESGLERLHQCVEKDLLQFLNADGPSKDFNDFRTKLAGLTSVTKNYFENLVKALENGLADVDSHAACSSKSTSSKSTGCSSKTRGKGKGSSRTGGS; translated from the exons ATGGATTCCGAAGAAGACATGCTCGATGCGCACGATATGTATTCAGGGGAGGATGATTTCTATAGCGATGATTACAAGGatagtgatgatgatgacgatgatggCGAACCCGATTACGGCTTTGTCGAGGAAGACGCTGACGATTCTGCCATGATCGCCTCTCATCGCTCTCAG AAAAACTTTTGTGTTCTGAAGGAGGAAGATATTCTCAAGCACCAGATGGATGCTATTGAGCGAGTTTCCGTCGTCCTCTCAATAACTGAAGTCGAAGCCAGTATCCTGCTTCGTTACTTTCACTG GAGTGTTGGTAAAGTTCATGATGAATGGTTTGCGGATGAAGAGAGAGTCAGGAATACTGTGGGTATATTGGAGAGACCTGTTGTTCCACCATCTGATGACACAGAG CTTACATGTGGAATCTGTTTTGATCCGTACCCTCCTGAGAAAATTGCTTCGGTTTCTTGTGGACATCCTTTCTGCACTACGTGCTGGACAG GTTACATAAGCACAACCATTAACGACGGCCCAGGATGTTTGATGCTAAGGTGTCCTGACCCATCTTGTCTAGCTGCTGTTGGACATGACATGGTTGACAAACTAGCGTCTGAAGAAGATAAGGAGAAGTACAATAGATACTATCTTAGGTCCTATATTGAAGACAACAGAAAG ATGAAGTGGTGTCCTGCCCCGGGGTGTGAATATGCTATTGATTTTGTTGCCGGGTCTGGAAACTATGATGTTTCTTGCCTTTGCTCGTTTAGCTTTTGCTGGAAT TGCACAGAGGAGGCTCACCGACCTGTGGATTGTAGCACAGTTTCAAAATGGATATTAAAGAACAGTGCTGAGTCTGAAAATATGAATTG GATACTTGCCAATTCAAAGCCTTGTCCAAGATGCAAGCGGCCAATTGAAAAAAACCAGGGCTGTATGCATATGACATGCACACCGCCTTGTAAATATGAATTTTGTTG GCTTTGTCTTGGTGCGTGGATGGATCATGGGGAAAGAACTGGTGGTTTTTATGCTTGTAACCGGTACGAGGTTGCCAAGCAAGAAGGGCAG TATGATGAGACTGAAAGGAGGAGAGAGATGGCAAAAAATTCACTAGAGAGATACACACATTACTATGAACGCTGGGCAAGCAATCAAACG TCGAGGCAGAAGGCTGTGACAGATCTGCAGCAATTGCAGACGCATAAT CTTGAGAAGCTTAGTGATAAGCAGTGCACACCAGAATCTCAGCTCAAATTCATCTTAGAAGCTTGGCTTCAG ATCATTGAATGTAGGCGAGTGTTGAAATGGACATATGCATATGGCTACTACCTACCGGATCATGAACATGCCAAGCGACAATTTTTCGAGTATTTGCAAG GGGAGGCTGAGTCTGGTTTGGAGAGGCTCCATCAATGCGTAGAGAAGGACTTGCTTCAATTTCTCAACGCAGATGGCCCATCAAAAGATTTCAATGATTTCCGGACAAAACTAGCTGGTTTGACCAG CGTAACGAAAAACTACTTTGAGAACTTGGTGAAAGCTCTGGAGAACGGTCTTGCTGATGTGGACTCGCACGCGGCTTGCAGCAGCAAATCAACTAGCTCTAAATCAACAGGTTGCAGTAGCAAAACAAGAGGTAAAGGCAAAGGAAGTTCCAGAACTGGTGGATCTTAA